Proteins from one Faecalibacterium sp. I3-3-33 genomic window:
- the pyrB gene encoding aspartate carbamoyltransferase translates to MAVRHFIEPGSFSLAEQLALLDLADRMEADPAPYAHLCDGRILATLFYEPSTRTRLSFESAMLRLGGKTLGFAGAQLSSASKGETVADTARVVSNYADVIAMRHPKEGAPLRASMYARVPVINAGDGGHAHPSQTMIDLMTIRQRKGRLDHLTIGFCGDLKFGRTVHSLTAALSQFEGNRFVFISPEELRIPQYVKDETLTPLHQNYKETADLEAELPGLDVLYMTRIQKERFFNEEDYLRLKGCYALDEKLLQQAPPTMPVLHPLPRIDEIKPDVDNDPRAAYFDQVHNGVYIRMAIILALLGIPDPLTGKKVLESI, encoded by the coding sequence ATGGCTGTGAGACATTTCATTGAGCCCGGCAGCTTTTCTCTGGCCGAGCAGCTGGCACTGCTCGACCTTGCCGACCGGATGGAGGCCGATCCCGCCCCCTACGCCCACCTGTGCGACGGCCGCATTCTGGCAACCCTGTTCTACGAGCCCAGCACCCGCACCCGTCTTTCCTTTGAGTCGGCCATGCTGCGGCTGGGCGGCAAGACGCTGGGCTTTGCAGGAGCCCAGCTTTCCAGCGCCAGCAAGGGCGAAACGGTGGCCGATACCGCCCGCGTGGTAAGCAACTATGCAGACGTCATTGCCATGCGCCACCCCAAGGAGGGCGCACCGCTGCGTGCGTCCATGTATGCGCGGGTGCCCGTCATCAATGCAGGTGATGGCGGCCACGCCCACCCCTCCCAGACCATGATTGACCTGATGACCATCCGCCAGCGCAAGGGGCGGCTGGATCATTTGACCATCGGCTTCTGCGGCGACCTCAAGTTCGGCCGGACGGTGCACTCCCTCACCGCCGCGCTGAGCCAGTTCGAGGGCAACCGGTTCGTGTTCATCTCGCCGGAGGAGCTGCGCATCCCACAGTACGTCAAGGACGAGACCCTGACTCCACTGCATCAGAACTACAAGGAGACCGCCGACTTGGAAGCCGAGTTGCCCGGGCTTGACGTGCTGTATATGACCCGCATCCAGAAAGAGCGCTTTTTCAACGAGGAGGACTACCTGCGGTTGAAAGGCTGCTATGCGCTGGACGAAAAGCTGCTGCAGCAGGCACCGCCTACCATGCCGGTGCTGCACCCGCTCCCCCGCATCGACGAGATCAAGCCGGACGTGGACAACGACCCCCGCGCCGCTTATTTCGATCAGGTGCATAACGGTGTGTATATCCGCATGGCAATTATACTGGCGCTGCTGGGCATCCCCGACCCGCTGACCGGGAAAAAGGTGCTGGAAAGTATATAA
- a CDS encoding CCA tRNA nucleotidyltransferase encodes MKLTLDPGAATLLDALHAAGYAAYAVGGCVRDSLLGRTAHDWDLCTSALPQQVMELFGAEQCIPTGLQHGTVTIKYGGQLYETTTFRTEGSYTDGRHPDEVQFVPDVREDLARRDFTINAMAYNEAEGLVDPFGGQKDLQNGLLRAVGEPQQRFTEDALRILRLYRFAARFGFALDAATARAARQLAPHLDCISAERIQEELAKLLAAPQPGAYLEPAVLAVVLPELTPAALEAAKPVVDACPAGEENLPVRWAALLGALGEADTRRVLKRLRCSNACIEETAVLVRETAGQGVSEEKASAHPGDIHIRQLLGRYGLCTVERLCALCAALHPQAAPTCALAAQRARQLEADGVCCRVSQLAVNGRDLMAAGIPAGPALRRVLEALLDGVIRAEYPNEKPALLAAAQKIIAS; translated from the coding sequence ATGAAGCTGACACTTGACCCCGGGGCAGCCACTCTGCTGGACGCCCTGCACGCGGCGGGCTACGCAGCCTATGCTGTGGGCGGCTGCGTGCGGGATAGCCTTTTGGGACGCACCGCCCACGACTGGGACCTGTGCACCAGTGCCCTGCCGCAGCAGGTGATGGAGCTGTTCGGGGCAGAGCAGTGCATCCCCACCGGTTTGCAGCACGGTACGGTCACCATCAAATACGGCGGGCAGCTGTACGAGACCACCACCTTCCGCACCGAGGGCAGCTATACCGATGGCCGTCACCCGGACGAAGTGCAGTTCGTACCGGACGTGCGGGAGGATCTTGCCCGGCGGGATTTTACCATCAACGCCATGGCGTATAATGAGGCCGAGGGTCTGGTAGACCCCTTTGGCGGGCAAAAAGACCTGCAAAACGGTCTGCTGCGGGCGGTGGGTGAGCCGCAGCAGCGCTTTACCGAGGATGCGCTGCGCATTCTGCGGCTGTACCGCTTTGCCGCAAGGTTCGGCTTTGCGCTGGACGCAGCCACCGCCCGGGCGGCGCGGCAGCTGGCACCGCACTTGGACTGCATCTCTGCCGAGCGCATTCAGGAGGAACTGGCAAAGCTGCTGGCCGCCCCGCAGCCGGGGGCGTATCTGGAGCCCGCCGTACTGGCTGTGGTGCTGCCGGAGCTGACCCCGGCGGCGCTTGAAGCCGCAAAGCCGGTGGTAGATGCCTGCCCGGCGGGGGAGGAAAACCTGCCGGTGCGCTGGGCGGCGCTGCTGGGCGCTCTGGGCGAGGCCGATACCCGCCGGGTGCTCAAACGGCTGCGCTGCTCCAACGCCTGCATTGAGGAGACCGCAGTGCTGGTGCGGGAAACTGCAGGGCAGGGCGTGTCCGAGGAGAAAGCTTCTGCACACCCCGGTGATATCCACATTCGGCAGCTTTTAGGCCGATACGGGCTGTGCACCGTGGAGCGGCTGTGCGCGCTGTGCGCGGCGCTGCACCCGCAAGCTGCCCCGACTTGCGCCCTTGCAGCGCAGCGGGCACGGCAGCTGGAAGCCGACGGCGTATGCTGTCGGGTGAGCCAGCTGGCGGTGAACGGACGCGACCTGATGGCGGCGGGTATCCCGGCAGGGCCTGCGCTGCGCCGGGTGCTGGAAGCGCTGCTGGACGGCGTCATCCGCGCAGAATATCCCAACGAAAAACCGGCGCTGCTGGCTGCGGCGCAGAAAATTATAGCGTCTTGA
- a CDS encoding LysR family transcriptional regulator, with the protein MYVDWEYYKIFYYVAKYQNFTRAARVLGNNQPNITHAMNRLESQLNCVLFIRSNRGVTLTPEGELLYSRIASAAVQIQDAEEELSATATLEHGAISISTTETALNIYLSEKLRAFHTEYPGIRLRISNHSTPQAVQAVRNGEVDFAIVTTPAEVENGLKMVELMPFYEVLVGGKTFTALASQTLNLKELAGYPLICLNEESMTRSFYRQFFLEHDAVLKPDTEAATTDQMLTLVKSELGLAFMPEPMAAPLLASGELVQLHLQEIIPSRSICLVYDHHRPLNTAARKFQQLLTKAGARSAEHK; encoded by the coding sequence ATGTATGTGGACTGGGAATACTACAAAATCTTTTACTATGTAGCAAAGTATCAGAACTTTACCCGCGCGGCGCGGGTGCTGGGCAATAATCAGCCCAACATCACCCACGCCATGAACCGGCTGGAAAGCCAGCTGAACTGCGTGCTGTTCATCCGCTCCAACCGGGGCGTCACCTTAACGCCGGAGGGCGAATTGCTGTATTCCCGCATTGCCTCAGCGGCGGTGCAGATCCAGGACGCCGAAGAGGAGCTGAGCGCCACCGCCACGCTGGAGCACGGTGCCATCAGCATCAGCACTACCGAGACCGCTTTGAACATCTACCTATCGGAAAAGCTGCGCGCTTTCCATACCGAGTACCCGGGCATCCGGCTGCGCATCTCCAACCACTCCACCCCGCAGGCGGTGCAGGCGGTACGCAACGGCGAGGTGGATTTTGCCATCGTGACCACCCCCGCAGAGGTGGAAAACGGGCTAAAAATGGTAGAGCTGATGCCCTTTTATGAAGTCCTTGTGGGCGGTAAGACCTTTACGGCGCTGGCCAGCCAGACCCTGAACCTAAAGGAACTGGCCGGTTATCCCCTGATCTGCCTGAACGAAGAGAGCATGACCCGCAGCTTTTACCGGCAGTTCTTTCTGGAACACGACGCGGTGCTGAAGCCGGACACCGAGGCCGCCACCACCGACCAGATGCTTACGCTGGTCAAAAGCGAACTGGGGCTTGCCTTTATGCCGGAGCCCATGGCAGCGCCCCTGCTGGCCAGCGGGGAACTTGTGCAGCTGCACTTGCAGGAGATCATCCCCTCCCGCTCCATCTGCCTTGTGTACGACCATCACCGTCCGCTGAACACCGCCGCCCGCAAGTTCCAGCAGCTGCTGACCAAGGCCGGTGCCCGGAGCGCAGAACACAAATAA
- a CDS encoding ribonuclease Z has product MLTITLLGTAATMPLPERALTAAVAECGGHSLLLDCGEGTQTAARRAGVNLMRADAICLTHYHGDHIFGLPGLLQTLGAQGRTRPLVLLGPEGLLEVWRAVSALTGPLPYAVKPLVCRAGQPVALDALSDGWPAGATLLPVATKHRVRSLGYRLDLPRAGRFDPEKARTLGVPVTQWRLLQRGQAVPLAGRMVQPAEVLGAPRKGLRFVFSGDSAPCPALEQAAQSADLLLCDATYALPEQQEQAAQWGHSTFGQSAALAAKAGVKRLWLVHYSPMITDPEQQLAQAQSIFPAAECGFDGKRITLHYEENEE; this is encoded by the coding sequence ATGCTGACCATTACACTGCTGGGCACGGCTGCCACCATGCCGCTGCCGGAGCGCGCCCTGACCGCCGCTGTGGCCGAGTGCGGCGGGCACAGCCTGCTGCTGGACTGCGGCGAGGGTACCCAGACCGCCGCCCGCCGTGCCGGGGTGAACCTGATGCGCGCGGATGCCATCTGCCTGACCCACTATCACGGAGACCATATCTTTGGTCTGCCCGGGCTTTTGCAGACCCTTGGGGCGCAGGGACGCACCCGTCCGCTGGTGCTGCTGGGGCCGGAGGGGCTTTTGGAGGTCTGGCGGGCGGTGTCTGCTCTGACCGGGCCGCTGCCCTACGCGGTAAAGCCGCTGGTCTGCCGCGCCGGGCAGCCGGTGGCACTGGATGCTCTTTCGGATGGATGGCCCGCCGGGGCAACGCTGCTGCCGGTGGCAACAAAGCACCGGGTACGCAGTCTGGGCTACCGGCTGGACTTGCCCCGGGCGGGCAGGTTCGACCCGGAAAAGGCGCGGACGCTGGGCGTACCGGTGACCCAATGGCGGCTTTTGCAGCGGGGACAGGCTGTGCCGCTGGCAGGGCGCATGGTGCAGCCCGCCGAGGTGCTGGGCGCACCCCGCAAGGGGCTGCGGTTCGTCTTTTCCGGCGACAGTGCGCCCTGCCCGGCGCTGGAACAGGCGGCGCAGAGCGCAGACCTGCTGCTTTGCGATGCCACCTATGCCCTGCCGGAGCAGCAGGAGCAGGCCGCGCAGTGGGGGCACAGCACCTTTGGGCAGAGCGCGGCGCTGGCAGCAAAGGCTGGTGTAAAGCGGCTGTGGCTGGTGCACTATTCCCCCATGATCACCGACCCGGAACAGCAGCTTGCGCAGGCGCAAAGCATCTTCCCGGCGGCAGAATGCGGCTTTGACGGCAAGCGCATCACCCTGCATTACGAGGAGAACGAAGAATGA
- a CDS encoding 5-bromo-4-chloroindolyl phosphate hydrolysis family protein — protein sequence MSKIIRTQKPSVLPFYAMALVFVVLCAVLPVYKLWALLVALGGAAVAFGVAKKTCPPRVVEHEVPFHTGVEDVDQMLTDIQQKLDTLHALNEALPDPQLSAAMTRMEKAGRSIVEAVEANPAKAKQVRRFANYYLPDAVNVLQQYAKLAKQGVRGENAAAIRAEVEHNAASIATAFENQLDALYAAESMDLSADLTVLQNMLKGQGLSK from the coding sequence ATGAGCAAGATCATCCGCACCCAAAAGCCCAGCGTGCTGCCTTTTTACGCTATGGCGCTGGTGTTCGTGGTGCTGTGCGCGGTGCTGCCGGTGTATAAATTATGGGCGCTGCTGGTGGCGCTGGGCGGTGCCGCCGTGGCCTTTGGCGTGGCAAAAAAGACCTGCCCGCCCCGGGTGGTGGAGCACGAGGTGCCTTTCCACACCGGTGTGGAGGATGTGGACCAGATGCTGACCGATATCCAGCAGAAGCTGGACACCCTGCATGCGCTGAATGAAGCGTTGCCCGACCCGCAGCTGTCCGCCGCTATGACCCGCATGGAAAAGGCGGGACGCTCCATCGTGGAAGCGGTGGAAGCAAACCCCGCCAAGGCAAAGCAGGTGCGCCGGTTTGCCAACTACTACCTGCCGGACGCCGTAAACGTTTTGCAGCAGTACGCAAAGCTTGCAAAGCAGGGTGTGCGGGGAGAGAATGCCGCCGCCATCCGCGCCGAGGTGGAGCACAACGCCGCCTCCATTGCCACCGCCTTTGAAAACCAGCTGGATGCCCTGTACGCGGCAGAGAGCATGGACCTGTCCGCAGACCTGACCGTTTTGCAGAATATGCTGAAAGGGCAGGGTCTGAGCAAGTAA
- a CDS encoding tRNA threonylcarbamoyladenosine dehydratase — MQDQYSRTQLLLGAEAMEKLHHARVAVFGIGGVGGYTVEALARSGVGALDLIDDDKVCLTNLNRQIIATRSTVGQYKVDVAEQRIHDIDPNIKVTTHRCFFGPETQDDFDFTQYDYVVDAIDTVTGKLALVMKCKEAGTPIICSMGAGNKMDPTRFEVTDIYKTSVCPLAKVMRTECRKRKIKHLKVVYSKEPAMTPIEDDSISCKNHCICPPGTQRKCTVRRAVPGSNAFVPSVAGLIIGGEVVKDLVGFVPLKG, encoded by the coding sequence ATGCAGGATCAGTATTCCCGCACCCAGCTGCTGCTGGGTGCAGAGGCTATGGAAAAGCTGCACCACGCCCGGGTGGCAGTGTTTGGCATCGGCGGCGTGGGCGGCTATACGGTGGAGGCGCTGGCACGCAGCGGCGTGGGCGCACTGGATCTGATCGACGACGATAAGGTCTGCCTGACCAACCTCAACCGTCAGATCATCGCCACCCGCAGCACGGTGGGACAGTATAAGGTGGATGTGGCAGAACAGCGCATCCACGACATCGACCCCAACATCAAGGTGACCACCCACCGGTGCTTCTTTGGCCCGGAGACGCAGGACGACTTCGATTTTACCCAGTACGACTATGTGGTGGACGCCATCGACACCGTTACCGGCAAGCTGGCGCTGGTGATGAAGTGCAAGGAGGCGGGCACCCCCATCATCTGCTCCATGGGCGCAGGCAACAAGATGGACCCCACCCGCTTTGAGGTGACCGACATCTACAAGACCTCGGTCTGCCCGCTAGCAAAGGTGATGCGTACCGAGTGCCGCAAGCGCAAGATCAAGCACCTGAAGGTGGTCTACTCCAAAGAGCCTGCCATGACCCCCATCGAGGACGACTCCATCAGCTGCAAGAACCACTGCATCTGCCCCCCGGGCACCCAGCGCAAGTGCACTGTGCGCCGCGCAGTGCCGGGCTCCAACGCCTTTGTGCCTTCGGTAGCCGGTCTGATCATCGGCGGCGAGGTGGTCAAAGACCTTGTGGGCTTTGTACCGCTGAAGGGATAA
- a CDS encoding adenylosuccinate synthase has protein sequence MKFMLTAVTGINWGDEGKGRVIDLLAENADIVARYQGGNNAGHTVVTEKGKFILNLLPSGILHPEVTCVLGTGMVIDLEHLAGEMEAIEARGVKVEPENLKLSDKATISMPWHKVQDGLEEDRLAKKGSAFGSTRRGIAYAYSDKYRKKTLRLGDLLHLDEERTQNRLHMILDAKNMELAGCYHQEPMSYDALLNWCRQQAAYFAPFICDVGVFLQQAHDSGKRIVLEAQLGAMRDIDYGIFPFTSSSNTLAAYAPLGAGIPNCKLDHVVGVLKAYSTCVGAGPFAAENAMDEAWNEKLRKAGGEYGAATGRPRRVGPFDCVASRYGLQCQGADKIALTKLDVLSGLKQIPVITGYKLDGVEVPRFDTLSDLDRVQPVVTLLPGWNKDISGCRSWAELPKEAKAYVEFLEKQLGHEIQFVSTGAEREKFVLKGEWL, from the coding sequence ATGAAGTTTATGCTGACTGCTGTTACTGGAATCAACTGGGGCGATGAGGGCAAGGGCCGCGTCATCGACCTGCTGGCCGAAAATGCCGATATCGTTGCGCGCTATCAGGGCGGCAACAATGCCGGCCATACCGTTGTGACCGAGAAGGGCAAGTTCATCCTGAACCTGCTGCCCTCCGGCATCCTGCACCCGGAGGTGACCTGCGTGCTGGGCACCGGTATGGTGATCGACCTTGAGCATCTGGCCGGGGAGATGGAGGCTATCGAGGCGCGCGGGGTGAAGGTGGAGCCGGAGAACCTGAAACTCTCCGATAAAGCTACCATCTCCATGCCGTGGCACAAGGTACAGGACGGGCTGGAAGAGGACCGCCTTGCCAAAAAGGGCAGCGCGTTCGGCTCTACCCGGCGCGGTATCGCCTATGCTTACAGCGACAAGTACCGCAAAAAGACCCTGCGTCTGGGTGATCTTTTGCATCTGGACGAGGAGCGCACCCAGAACCGCCTGCACATGATTTTGGACGCCAAAAACATGGAACTGGCGGGCTGCTACCATCAGGAGCCCATGAGCTACGATGCCCTGCTGAACTGGTGCAGGCAGCAGGCGGCGTACTTTGCGCCCTTCATCTGTGATGTGGGTGTTTTCTTGCAGCAGGCGCACGACAGCGGCAAGCGCATCGTGCTGGAAGCACAGCTGGGCGCGATGCGGGATATCGACTACGGCATCTTCCCGTTCACTTCCAGCTCCAACACGCTGGCGGCCTACGCGCCGCTGGGTGCGGGCATCCCCAACTGCAAGCTTGACCATGTGGTGGGCGTGCTGAAAGCCTACTCCACCTGTGTGGGCGCTGGCCCCTTTGCGGCAGAGAACGCAATGGACGAGGCGTGGAACGAAAAGCTGCGCAAGGCCGGCGGCGAGTACGGCGCGGCTACCGGACGTCCCCGCCGGGTAGGTCCCTTTGACTGCGTTGCCAGCCGCTACGGCCTGCAATGTCAGGGTGCGGATAAGATCGCGCTGACCAAGCTGGACGTTCTGAGCGGGCTGAAACAGATCCCGGTCATCACCGGTTACAAGCTGGATGGAGTGGAAGTCCCCCGCTTCGACACCCTGTCCGACCTTGACCGCGTGCAGCCGGTGGTCACGCTGCTGCCGGGCTGGAACAAGGATATCTCCGGCTGCCGCAGCTGGGCAGAACTGCCCAAGGAAGCCAAGGCCTATGTGGAGTTCCTTGAAAAGCAGCTGGGGCACGAGATCCAGTTTGTTTCCACCGGTGCCGAGCGCGAAAAATTTGTGCTGAAGGGAGAATGGCTGTGA
- a CDS encoding HAD family hydrolase → MQYKILASDYDNTLMPFGEAKPRPAVVKAVKKLQAAGGKFVLSTGRSYPGIRDKNQLGGIRYDYAITCNGACVVDRQGNVIAEHPLTSEEMYVLVDFCEDYNYPLQFNFRDACYAYCEYEYLHTGYQMMNSPGLDCVDGEDQDRHLVDMPHAAFAAMPPQEVERFHEKYGYLGLHWMQVGAQNADGYCYYDIVRGGMDKSVGLADLCAQMGLTLADAVAVGDSANDVGMLKVAGLSACMANGTPDAKAAADRIIGDVREDGVAALIEELWFDGPRAEPSGKDFGSAWGNIESAGGSL, encoded by the coding sequence ATGCAATATAAGATTCTGGCAAGCGATTACGACAACACGCTGATGCCCTTTGGGGAAGCAAAGCCCCGCCCGGCGGTGGTAAAGGCGGTAAAAAAGCTGCAAGCCGCCGGGGGCAAGTTCGTGCTCAGTACCGGCCGCTCCTACCCGGGTATCCGGGATAAAAACCAGTTGGGCGGCATCCGGTACGACTACGCCATTACCTGCAACGGTGCCTGCGTGGTAGACAGACAGGGCAACGTAATAGCCGAGCATCCGCTTACCAGCGAGGAGATGTATGTGCTGGTGGATTTTTGCGAGGATTATAACTACCCGCTGCAATTCAACTTCCGGGATGCCTGTTACGCCTACTGCGAGTACGAGTATCTGCACACCGGTTATCAGATGATGAACAGCCCCGGGCTGGACTGCGTGGACGGCGAGGATCAGGACAGGCATCTGGTGGATATGCCCCACGCTGCCTTTGCCGCCATGCCGCCGCAGGAGGTGGAGCGCTTCCACGAAAAATACGGCTACCTTGGCCTGCACTGGATGCAGGTGGGTGCGCAGAACGCGGACGGCTACTGCTACTACGATATCGTGCGCGGCGGCATGGATAAGAGCGTAGGACTTGCCGACCTGTGCGCACAGATGGGGCTTACGCTGGCGGATGCCGTGGCCGTGGGCGATTCTGCCAACGATGTGGGAATGCTGAAGGTCGCAGGTCTGAGCGCTTGCATGGCAAACGGCACCCCAGACGCCAAGGCCGCTGCCGACCGGATCATCGGGGACGTGCGGGAGGACGGCGTGGCGGCGCTGATCGAGGAGCTGTGGTTCGACGGCCCCCGCGCGGAGCCCTCCGGCAAGGACTTTGGCTCTGCATGGGGCAATATTGAAAGTGCAGGCGGCAGCTTATGA
- a CDS encoding DNA-deoxyinosine glycosylase: MSFAPVYDDRSRALILGTWPSPKSREMAFYYGHPQNRFWPLLAALTGEPLPAREDIAAKKQLLLRHGLALWDTLESCTITGASDASIRDVVPNDIAGLLRKAPIRAVFCNGATAYRIYTKYQQPLTGIPAVRLPSTSPANAACSPARLEALWGAALADWIVK, translated from the coding sequence ATGAGCTTTGCACCGGTGTACGATGACCGCAGCCGGGCGCTGATCTTGGGCACATGGCCCAGCCCCAAAAGCCGGGAGATGGCCTTTTACTACGGCCATCCGCAAAACCGGTTCTGGCCGCTGCTGGCGGCGCTGACCGGGGAGCCGCTGCCCGCGCGGGAGGATATCGCAGCCAAAAAGCAGCTGCTTTTGCGCCACGGGCTGGCGCTGTGGGACACGCTGGAAAGCTGCACCATCACCGGGGCATCAGATGCTTCCATCCGGGATGTGGTGCCCAACGATATCGCCGGGCTGCTGCGCAAAGCACCCATCCGGGCGGTGTTCTGCAACGGTGCCACGGCTTACCGTATCTACACAAAATATCAGCAGCCGCTTACCGGCATCCCGGCTGTCCGTCTGCCCAGTACAAGCCCCGCCAATGCTGCCTGCAGCCCTGCCCGGCTGGAAGCGCTTTGGGGCGCAGCGCTGGCAGACTGGATCGTAAAATAA
- the mnmA gene encoding tRNA 2-thiouridine(34) synthase MnmA, translated as MTTQNPANRPRALIAMSGGVDSSVAACLMQQAGYDCTGITMRLTHNETLGQSGYQTCCSEKDIEDAAEVAFALDMPYQVLDFTADFRAQIIEKFIRVYEAGGTPNPCIDCNKYMKFRHLLDWAEEHGMEYVVTGHYARVEQDAATGRWLLKKGLDEGKDQSYVLYNLTQEQLAHIRLPLGALHKTEVREIAQQHSFINAQKHDSQDICFVPDGDYARFMEQFTGKHYPAGDFLDQSGRVVGTHSGAVRYTLGQRKGLGLALGAPVYVCGKDMQANTVTVGPESELFDRIVYAEDVNWIAIPALTEPLRVTARTRYHQAEQQATVYPAENGFRLEFDQPQRAPTPGQAAVLYQGDVVLGGGTITRVEK; from the coding sequence ATGACCACTCAGAACCCTGCAAACCGTCCCCGCGCCCTCATTGCCATGAGCGGCGGCGTGGATAGCTCGGTGGCGGCCTGCCTGATGCAGCAGGCGGGCTACGACTGCACCGGCATCACCATGCGGCTTACCCACAACGAAACGCTGGGACAGTCCGGCTACCAGACCTGCTGCTCGGAAAAGGATATCGAGGACGCCGCCGAGGTGGCCTTTGCACTGGATATGCCGTATCAGGTGCTGGATTTTACAGCCGACTTCCGCGCGCAGATCATTGAAAAATTTATCCGCGTCTACGAGGCGGGCGGCACCCCCAACCCCTGCATCGACTGCAATAAATATATGAAGTTTCGCCACCTGCTGGACTGGGCGGAGGAACACGGCATGGAGTATGTGGTCACCGGCCACTATGCCCGGGTGGAACAGGACGCAGCCACCGGCCGCTGGCTGCTGAAAAAGGGGCTGGACGAGGGCAAGGATCAAAGCTATGTGCTGTATAACCTTACGCAGGAGCAGCTGGCGCATATTCGCCTGCCGCTGGGTGCGCTGCACAAGACCGAGGTGCGCGAGATCGCGCAGCAGCACAGCTTTATCAACGCCCAGAAGCACGACAGTCAGGATATCTGCTTTGTGCCGGACGGCGACTACGCCCGCTTTATGGAGCAGTTTACCGGCAAGCACTACCCCGCCGGAGATTTTCTGGATCAGAGCGGCAGGGTAGTGGGCACCCACAGCGGCGCAGTGCGCTACACGCTGGGGCAGCGCAAGGGGCTTGGCCTCGCACTGGGTGCACCGGTGTACGTCTGCGGCAAGGATATGCAGGCCAATACCGTCACGGTCGGGCCGGAGAGTGAACTGTTTGACCGCATCGTCTACGCAGAGGATGTGAACTGGATCGCCATTCCGGCGCTGACCGAGCCGCTGCGGGTCACCGCCCGCACCCGGTACCATCAGGCTGAGCAGCAGGCCACCGTTTACCCCGCAGAGAACGGTTTCCGGCTGGAATTTGACCAGCCCCAGCGTGCCCCCACCCCGGGGCAGGCTGCCGTGCTGTATCAGGGCGATGTGGTGCTGGGCGGCGGCACCATCACCCGCGTAGAAAAGTAA
- a CDS encoding putative manganese transporter, whose protein sequence is MELFLDVLGETLVDTAKMLPFLFFAYLLIEYIEHRHGERIEALLAGGGRWGAVPGAVLGCVPQCGFSAIASNFYASRVITLGTLMAVYLATSDEAIPLLVSMPAYWDKLAVLMVIKVVYAIVVGFVLDFVLRGVLPKGLRGGYTGHADEVDCHEEHSDAEGNEKPIWQAALRHTLEIFVFIFAFGLVFGMIVEGVGEDVFAEVLGGMGFFQPVVAALVGLIPNCAASVLLTQLYVEGALRFSSLVAGLCTGAGVGLAVLWRANPSWKQNLFITGLTWAAGAFVGVAMQVVVAVFA, encoded by the coding sequence ATGGAACTGTTTTTGGATGTTCTGGGCGAGACTCTGGTGGATACCGCTAAGATGCTGCCCTTTCTGTTTTTTGCCTACCTGCTCATCGAGTATATCGAGCATCGCCACGGCGAGCGCATCGAAGCGCTGCTGGCGGGCGGCGGACGCTGGGGTGCTGTGCCGGGCGCAGTGCTGGGCTGTGTGCCGCAGTGCGGCTTCTCCGCCATTGCGTCCAACTTCTACGCCTCCCGGGTCATCACGCTGGGCACACTGATGGCGGTATATCTTGCCACCAGTGATGAAGCTATCCCGCTGCTGGTGTCCATGCCCGCCTACTGGGATAAGCTGGCCGTCCTGATGGTCATCAAGGTGGTGTATGCCATCGTGGTGGGCTTTGTGCTGGACTTTGTGCTGCGGGGCGTGCTGCCCAAAGGGCTGCGGGGCGGCTACACCGGCCATGCCGACGAGGTGGATTGCCACGAGGAGCACAGCGATGCCGAGGGCAACGAAAAGCCCATCTGGCAGGCGGCGCTGCGCCACACGCTGGAGATCTTTGTGTTCATCTTCGCCTTCGGTCTGGTGTTTGGCATGATCGTGGAAGGCGTGGGCGAGGATGTGTTTGCCGAGGTGCTGGGCGGCATGGGCTTCTTCCAGCCGGTGGTGGCAGCTCTGGTGGGTCTGATCCCCAACTGCGCCGCCAGCGTGCTGCTGACCCAGCTGTATGTGGAGGGGGCGCTGCGCTTTTCCAGCCTTGTGGCGGGGCTGTGCACCGGTGCGGGTGTGGGCTTGGCTGTGCTGTGGCGCGCCAACCCCTCGTGGAAGCAGAACCTCTTCATCACCGGCCTGACATGGGCTGCTGGTGCCTTTGTGGGCGTAGCCATGCAGGTGGTCGTGGCGGTGTTTGCCTGA